One window from the genome of Paramisgurnus dabryanus chromosome 20, PD_genome_1.1, whole genome shotgun sequence encodes:
- the l2hgdh gene encoding L-2-hydroxyglutarate dehydrogenase, mitochondrial, which produces MIRTLGTVPACARLLSKGSKSAACRAAHHSGSFDVAVIGGGIVGLASARELILRHPNLTFTLLEKEKELALHQTGHNSGVIHSGIYYTPGSLKAQLCVRGAMLTYQYCQKKGVPYKRCGKLIVAVNREEVPRLKALFERGQKNNVPDLNLIDAKAIREKEPYCRGIMALDSPNTGIVDYRLMALSYGKDFQEAGGTVITSFEASDITLAAESPAGSAEGMKYPIIIKSSKGEEVRSRFVLACGGLYSDRLSEISGCSPEPRIVPFRGDYLVLKPEKNYLVNGNIYPVPNPRFPFLGVHFTPRMDGSVWLGPNAVLAFKREGYKLFDFNAQDFINALSYSGLQRLVMKNIVYGMGELYRGVFTSAQVRILQKFIPELSPSDVIRGPSGVRAQALDADGNLVDDFVFDSGKGEMSNRVLHVRNAPSPAATSSLAIAEMVADELEKRFLL; this is translated from the exons ATGATCCGAACACTCGGTACCGTTCCCGCGTGCGCGCGTTTGCTTTCAAAGGGATCAAAGTCTGCAGCGTGCAGAGCTGCACATCACAGCGG CTCATTCGATGTGGCTGTTATCGGTGGAGGGATTGTTGGACTGGCATCAGCCAGAGAGCTGATCCTCAGGCACCCAAACCTCACTTTTACTCTGCTGGAGAAAGAGAAGGAGCTTG CTCTCCATCAGACCGGTCATAACAGTGGTGTGATCCACAGTGGGATTTATTACACTCCAGGTTCCCTGAAGGCTCAACTCTGTGTTCGTGGAGCCATGCTGACCTATCAGTACTGCCAGAAAAAAGGAGTCCCTTATAAGAGATGTGGTAAG CTTATAGTAGCAGTGAACAGAGAGGAAGTTCCTCGTCTGAAGGCTCTGTTCGAACGTGGTCAGAAGAACAACGTACCAGATCTCAATCTGATTGACGCCAAAGCCATCCGAGAGAAAGAACCGTACTGCAGG GGCATCATGGCGCTAGACTCTCCAAACACAGGTATTGTTGACTATCGGTTAATGGCTTTGTCCTATGGTAAAGACTTCCAGGAAGCAGGCGGCACTGTAATAACCAGCTTTGAGGCCTCTGACATCACACTTGCAGCCGAAAGCCCAGCCGGGAGTGCTGAAG GGATGAAGTATCCCATTATTATCAAAAGCTCAAAG GGAGAGGAGGTGAGGAGTCGGTTTGTGTTGGCATGTGGAGGACTGTACTCCGATCGGTTGTCCGAGATCTCCGGTTGTAGTCCAGAGCCGCGTATAGTTCCCTTTAGAGGAGACTACCTGGTGCTTAAGCCGGAGAAGAACTATCTAGTTAATGGCAACATCTACCCT GTGCCGAACCCACGATTTCCATTCCTGGGAGTGCATTTCACTCCACGTATGGATGGTAGTGTCTGGCTGGGCCCAAATGCAGTGCTGGCATTTAAACGAGAGGGCTATAAACTCTTTGACTTCAACGCACAAGACTTCATTAATGCGCTCTCCTACAG TGGCCTGCAGAGGTTGGTAATGAAAAACATTGTGTATGGAATGGGAGAGTTGTATAGAGGTGTGTTTACCAGCGCTCAAGTTAGGATTTTGCAGAAGTTCATACCTGAATTGAGCCCCAGTGATGTCATCAG GGGTCCTTCGGGGGTTCGTGCACAGGCTTTGGATGCTGATGGAAACCTGGTGGATGACTTTGTGTTTGACAGTGGGAAGGGAGAGATGAGCAACCGTGTTTTGCATGTACGCAATGCACCGTCACCGGCAGCTACCTCTTCGCTGGCCATTGCTGAGATGGTCGCAGATGAACTGGAAAAAAGATTTTTGCTGTAG
- the dmac2l gene encoding ATP synthase subunit s, mitochondrial isoform X1, which yields MNCLKTSTDMRLFTWSARKILSTHWQLTGGRREFWGWLNAVFNKVDYERIKAVGPDRAAAEWLLRCGAKVRFRGFDRWQHDYNGLPTGPLGRYQIEAIDGTESCIMYRGFDHLEGLQHVKEIKLIKCIYIEDACLERLTQIKTLQESVMNMSIVSCGNVTDKGLIALYQLGNLERLFLSDLPGVTDKDRTVDRLQTALPRLTIELDLD from the exons ATGAATTGTCTCAAAAC atCCACAGACATGAGATTGTTTACCTGGTCAGCGCGCAAGATTTTGTCCACTCATTGGCAGCTGACAGGGGGCAGGAGAGAGTTCTGGGGATGGCTCAATGCTGTTTTCAACAA AGTTGATTATGAGCGGATTAAAGCAGTCGGCCCTGATCGAGCGGCAGCAGAGTGGCTTTTGAGATGTGGGGCAAAAGTTCGTTTCCGTGGTTTCGACCGATGGCAGCATGACTACAACGGACTCCCTACTGGGCCTCTCGGCCGGTACCAAATAGAAGCTATTGATGGCACTGAGTCCTGCATCATGTACCGTGGTTTCGATCACCTGG agGGGCTACAGCATGTGAAGGAAATCAAGTTGATTAAGTGTATTTATATTGAAGACGCATGTCTGGAGCGTTTGACTCAAATAAAGACACTGCAAGAGAGTGTGATGAACATGTCTATAGTTTCCTGCGGCAACGTGACAGATAAAGGACTCATCGCTCTTTATCAACTCGG GAACCTGGAGCGGCTGTTTCTTAGTGATCTGCCTGGCGTAACAGATAAAGATCGGACTGTGGACAGACTCCAGACCGCACTTCCCAGACTCACCATAGAACTGGATCTCGATTAG
- the dmac2l gene encoding ATP synthase subunit s, mitochondrial isoform X2 yields the protein MRLFTWSARKILSTHWQLTGGRREFWGWLNAVFNKVDYERIKAVGPDRAAAEWLLRCGAKVRFRGFDRWQHDYNGLPTGPLGRYQIEAIDGTESCIMYRGFDHLEGLQHVKEIKLIKCIYIEDACLERLTQIKTLQESVMNMSIVSCGNVTDKGLIALYQLGNLERLFLSDLPGVTDKDRTVDRLQTALPRLTIELDLD from the exons ATGAGATTGTTTACCTGGTCAGCGCGCAAGATTTTGTCCACTCATTGGCAGCTGACAGGGGGCAGGAGAGAGTTCTGGGGATGGCTCAATGCTGTTTTCAACAA AGTTGATTATGAGCGGATTAAAGCAGTCGGCCCTGATCGAGCGGCAGCAGAGTGGCTTTTGAGATGTGGGGCAAAAGTTCGTTTCCGTGGTTTCGACCGATGGCAGCATGACTACAACGGACTCCCTACTGGGCCTCTCGGCCGGTACCAAATAGAAGCTATTGATGGCACTGAGTCCTGCATCATGTACCGTGGTTTCGATCACCTGG agGGGCTACAGCATGTGAAGGAAATCAAGTTGATTAAGTGTATTTATATTGAAGACGCATGTCTGGAGCGTTTGACTCAAATAAAGACACTGCAAGAGAGTGTGATGAACATGTCTATAGTTTCCTGCGGCAACGTGACAGATAAAGGACTCATCGCTCTTTATCAACTCGG GAACCTGGAGCGGCTGTTTCTTAGTGATCTGCCTGGCGTAACAGATAAAGATCGGACTGTGGACAGACTCCAGACCGCACTTCCCAGACTCACCATAGAACTGGATCTCGATTAG